Part of the Hevea brasiliensis isolate MT/VB/25A 57/8 chromosome 16, ASM3005281v1, whole genome shotgun sequence genome is shown below.
ATTCATCCAAATACAATTTAGCCACAGAAGGATGTAGCAGCAGTGAATCCGGATGGACAACATACATTGCCTCTCCCATGCAAGAAGATGACAGTGAGTGCAGTGACAATGACAATGATCACAATACTACCGCCAACGATGGAAATGCCGATGATGATGATAAGCAAGACAGTGATGATTCAATGGCTTCAGATGCTTCCTCTGGCGCACATCATCTCTGTAAACCTGAGAATGGTCGTCAAGCTAATCATGGAAC
Proteins encoded:
- the LOC110654498 gene encoding protein SOB FIVE-LIKE 3-like; protein product: MDSSKYNLATEGCSSSESGWTTYIASPMQEDDSECSDNDNDHNTTANDGNADDDDKQDSDDSMASDASSGAHHLCKPENGRQANHGTTGFKHDKGNNFKHCSPATKSNRKDKKNDVNSTEKDRRHSANRKYSKRKKKEERSAQKANGNMACARILGFQEYNYLGSS